The following coding sequences lie in one Isoptericola variabilis 225 genomic window:
- a CDS encoding sigma-70 family RNA polymerase sigma factor encodes MAPWEQELATLAEHRGRALVGYAYVLCGDQRYAEDLVQDALVKVFSRLRRREGTSGVHPLDGGGTTEAYVRRAILTLYLDEYRRRRRWSGVKHLVAADERTRGPESGVTARADVAAALARLAPRERACVVLRYFEDLTVPQIAEALGLAQGTVKRYLADATATLRGVLQVPHQTTTDGRAAR; translated from the coding sequence ATGGCCCCCTGGGAGCAGGAGCTCGCCACACTGGCCGAGCACCGCGGCCGGGCGCTCGTCGGGTACGCCTACGTGCTCTGCGGCGACCAGCGGTACGCCGAGGACCTGGTCCAGGACGCCCTGGTCAAGGTCTTCTCGCGGCTGCGGCGACGCGAGGGCACGAGCGGCGTGCACCCGTTGGACGGCGGCGGCACCACCGAGGCGTACGTGCGACGTGCGATCCTCACGCTCTACCTCGACGAGTACCGCCGTCGGCGGCGCTGGTCGGGCGTGAAGCACCTCGTCGCGGCCGACGAACGGACACGCGGCCCGGAGTCGGGCGTGACGGCGCGGGCGGACGTCGCGGCGGCGCTCGCCCGGCTCGCCCCCCGGGAGCGGGCGTGCGTGGTGCTGCGGTACTTCGAGGACCTCACGGTGCCGCAGATCGCCGAGGCGCTCGGCCTCGCGCAGGGGACGGTCAAGCGCTACCTCGCCGACGCCACCGCCACCCTGCGAGGCGTCCTGCAGGTTCCGCACCAGACGACGACGGACGGGAGGGCGGCACGATGA
- a CDS encoding ArsA family ATPase yields MLLGLAARRRVLFLGGKGGVGKTSVASAVALARARAGGRVLVVSTDPAHNLGHLWEREVGDDVVRLAGPFDGGPAGPGVLDGVEIDPERTTAAHLDAVRGTLQRLVPEHLRGQVDRHLDLARDAPGTHEAATLERVADLVEKGLAEYDLVVFDTAPSGHTARLLSLPETMGAWTDGLLRRRERSERFDAAVRVLGGRAESEARRDDEIRRVLERRRRRFAHLRDVLTDAERTAFVVVLAAERLPVLESVELVQQLQALRVPVGGLVVNKRSPGDAGALLAARRAAEDAHLRTLRSALPGVPVDEVPLVAGDVVGQAALERLGDLLT; encoded by the coding sequence GTGCTGCTAGGCCTCGCCGCGCGCCGCCGCGTGCTCTTCCTCGGCGGCAAGGGCGGGGTCGGCAAGACGTCGGTCGCGTCGGCCGTCGCGCTCGCCCGCGCCCGCGCGGGCGGGCGCGTCCTCGTCGTCTCGACCGACCCGGCCCACAACCTGGGCCACCTGTGGGAGCGCGAGGTGGGCGACGACGTCGTGCGCCTCGCGGGCCCGTTCGACGGCGGGCCTGCCGGCCCCGGCGTGCTCGACGGCGTCGAGATCGACCCCGAGCGGACGACCGCCGCGCACCTCGACGCGGTGCGCGGCACGCTGCAACGGCTCGTGCCCGAGCACCTGCGCGGCCAGGTGGACCGCCACCTCGACCTCGCGCGCGACGCGCCCGGCACGCACGAGGCCGCGACGCTCGAGCGCGTCGCGGACCTCGTCGAGAAGGGCCTGGCCGAGTACGACCTCGTCGTCTTCGACACCGCGCCGTCGGGCCACACCGCACGCCTGCTCAGCCTGCCCGAGACCATGGGCGCCTGGACCGACGGGCTGCTGCGCCGCCGCGAGCGGTCCGAGCGGTTCGACGCGGCCGTGCGCGTGCTGGGCGGCCGGGCCGAGTCCGAGGCGCGGCGCGACGACGAGATCCGCCGCGTGCTCGAGCGCCGGCGTCGCCGCTTCGCGCACCTGCGCGACGTGCTGACCGACGCCGAGCGGACCGCGTTCGTCGTCGTGCTCGCGGCCGAGCGGCTCCCCGTGCTCGAGTCGGTCGAGCTCGTGCAGCAGCTGCAGGCGCTGCGCGTGCCCGTCGGCGGCCTCGTCGTCAACAAGCGCTCCCCCGGCGACGCGGGCGCGCTGCTCGCCGCGCGCCGCGCCGCCGAGGACGCGCACCTGAGGACGCTGCGCTCCGCGCTGCCCGGGGTCCCGGTCGACGAGGTCCCGCTCGTGGCGGGCGACGTCGTCGGGCAGGCCGCGCTCGAGCGCCTGGGTGATCTGCTGACCTGA